A window of the Oryza brachyantha chromosome 5, ObraRS2, whole genome shotgun sequence genome harbors these coding sequences:
- the LOC102711808 gene encoding uncharacterized protein LOC102711808 → MEVEINPEAMPTPLINTSESRSSTGSFVPPREVFAASKPASPSSVARWQEEEVAQLAEEHRLKEEKERQEQEEKERHATHSHAALRIQSRKMKRDLLQTQVDGHDVFKTPQQNENSVDLRHKLEHQRHTHREDRQHDRDNRSHSQASKHRSLDGSDNDMIDGVPAFTKNLSQLTWPTSFKPTSIKKYDDFTDPKVWLTVYTMAIRAAGGDTKAMAKYLPRRGESLRAYIKRFSEVRNSIPDIKDDVVIAAFRKGVRDEPFIVKFTRKEPTIVKDLFNMANSYTAAADAVSASRGDKHEEKGQQSCKGKEKEHKKDSDLQKHKPEELVAVADRQPIQRPKMSDYDKVMNSMCPYHLKSSHLAKDCFVMRHYAEQLAKTQSGAAGPSKMKPADKKDDVDFQDPQAELNHIFGGPLAYES, encoded by the exons ATGGAGGTGGAAATCAATCCCGAGGCTATGCCGACTCCTCTGATCAACACCTCCGAGTCCCGGAGCAGTACCGGAAGCTTCGTGCCGCCCCGAGAAGTCTTCGCTGCCAGCAAGCCGGCGTCGCCTTCCTCTGTAGCCAGATggcaagaggaggaggtggctcAACTAGCAGAAGAGCACCGACtcaaggaggagaaggaacgccaggaacaagaagaaaaggaacgaCACGCAACGCACTCTCACGCCGCGCTACGGATCCAATCTCGCAAGATGAAGCGTGATCTCCTCCAGACCCAGGTCGACGGACATGACGTCTTCAAGACGCCACAGCAGAAC GAAAATTCCGTCGACCTCCGCCACAAGCTCGAACATCAACGCCACACCCACCGGGAGGACCGTCAACACGACCGGGACAACCGAAGTCATAGCCAGGCGTCTAAGCATCGGTCACTCGACGGCTCAGATAATGACATGATAGACGGTGTCCCGGCCTTCACCAAGAACTTAAGTCAGTTGACTTGGCCGACTAGTTTCAAGCCCACTAGCATCAAGAAATACGACGACTTCACTGACCCGAAAGTGTGGCTCACGGTATACACCATGGCCATCCGGGCAGCAGGCGGCGACACGAAAGCCATGGCCAAGTACCTACCG AGGAGAGGCGAATCCCTGCGGGCCTACATCAAACGGTTCTCAGAGGTCCGCAACTCCATCCCTGATATAAAAGATGACGTGGTCATCGCCGCATTTCGAAAAGGGGTGCGTGATGAACCATTCATCGTGAAATTCACTAGGAAGGAGCCAACCATCGTCAAAGATCTTTTCaacatggctaactcctacACAGCGGCCGCCGATGCGGTGTCCGCATCACGGGGAGATAAACACGAAGAGAAAGGACAGCAGTCGtgcaaaggaaaggaaaaggagcacAAGAAGGACTCGGACTTGCAAAAACATAAGCCCGAGGAGTTGGTCGCCGTCGCTGACCGACAGCCCATCCAGCGCCCCAAGATGTCTGATTATGACAAAGTCATGAACAGCATGTGCCCTTACCATCTCAAGTCCTCCCACCTGGCCAAAGATTGCTTTGTGATGCGTCACTACGCAGAACAGTTAGCCAAAACCCAGTCGGGGGCCGCCGGGCCGAGCAAGATGAAGCCCGCCGACAAGAAAGATGACGTCGACTTCCAAGATCCGCAGGCCGAGCTAAACCACATCTTTGGTGGCCCGCTCGCGTACGAGTCCTAG